In Oreochromis niloticus isolate F11D_XX linkage group LG22, O_niloticus_UMD_NMBU, whole genome shotgun sequence, the sequence ATGAGATTTCAGCTTTCTTCGTTCTCATACCTGGCCAGTAGAGCAGACTCTTCCGGTGGTGTAGCATTAATAGCTTTCCCCAGTGAAGCAATCATGTCAGAATAATAGTTCTGGACATAGTGGTAGGCCAGCGGAGGAGGGAATTCTGGAAGACGGAAAACTTTCACTGCTTTCTTGGGGGACTTTAAACCTGAAGGGAGACAAACGAAATTACAAACTGATTGCTACTTGACTAAATCACTTTCACTTTTCCTTAACTGGGACTGACCAATATCAGGTGTCATCTTCCTGGAGACTGTTCTGGGACTGATGATGGGTAAAGTTTCACTGACAGACTGCACCAGATTTGGCAGGCTGGCTCCTAGCCTTTTGCTCAGCTTGTTGTCAGGGCTGGCGTATGTTTTGTAGCCAGACCTGGAGAGCTCAGACATTGGAGGACGCCGGGGAGACTCCGTCATTCCACGATTCCTGAATAGAAAATTGATTGAGGCACAGATTGTGTTTTCTTTATGGTTGGTGATGACAGCAAGCAGGTGAAAGTAATTGAATCAGACAAATCTATTTATTTACCGAGGATAATATGCATTTTTAACATGTCATTTACATTATTAACGACTGTAAAATCTCTATAAACAAATATctaattgagaaaaaaaaagcctgtaGTCTGAGTTTTACTGACCAATCATGCTTCAGCTGGCTTTAGTTGCATACTCTgtgcaaaacagcaaaaaaggaCTGCATGTGCTAAAAATCTACTCTGACATAGCTGTTAATCATGTTctatttatttgtcttttattttctatttatttgaATTTGTAAACTATGACCAAGGACAGAAGAGGAATTTTTGGCCAAGAAATCTGTTGCCTGCACTGGAAGCTTGTTATCCCCAGAGGCCAAGTCATTAAACTAGTTGACATGTTAtgtgatgacagtaaaaacatcTCCAAAGCAAACTATTCTAATGAAAATCCTGATTTAATGTCAACTGCAACCAGCACTGGAACAAATGCATGACTGCAACAAAAGTCATTCAACCTAGTTTTTCCATTATGAGTTTCATGAGTCATGAGCACCTTAGCTCTACCTTCTCAATCCTACCCTGTGTGCGCTTGTTTTGTTAAATGATTATATTTTTAGGGCAGCAAGTAAAAACCATttaatctctttttttattttattatatattataaccCCAAATGCACACCTTATAGTCAAAAACCCCAAGCAGGTTTATATAAGACTTACACTGTCTGACCAAGACAAGAAGTCAGATAAGTGTAATTTACTGAAATAAAAGATCAGTATTAGGATGTAAGATGACATTCACTATTGTTTTATATCAATTTTGTGGTCCTTTTGACCAGTTTCAAAAGTTTGTATGATTTGACTGGTCCTCATTCAAAGAGAGTGGTGAACAGTCTTTATTTATAATGatttctttttcccctctttcacGAAAAGCTAAATAAATTACTAAAAAGCACTACATACAAAGGCTATTCATACACTGGTATCTGCACACAATTTCACAGCCTGTGGGTCACTATAGCAGATAAAAACTGCAACAATCTATATTTTACAAACTCACCCAGAGTCACTCTTCCCCCCCAAAACACAATTAATGACATTAATAATGTACTGCcaaaacagctgcagctctaCCTTGTTTAACAAGTAGAGCAGCTCTGAGGTAATCCTGGATTCAGCCTCAGTATTATGCAAGGAGTACAGACAGGAAAATGCTGAGTAATGACTCACAAGTAAATTACACTAAGACTGCTGTACCTGTTTAAGAGCTACCACCTGAGATTGTTTGACGAAACGTATAATGTTGGAACTGATTAACATTCACACTGAAACCAGTGATGACGTCATGCTCTTATCATACCTGTGCATGAGATTACGTGTGTTCTGCTCCATCCGGCTGAAGGTGTCCCATTTCCTGTTTAGCCGGTCGCGCAGGAATGAGTGGAAGATGTGAGTTTCTAATACCTGAGATAGCAACAAAGAGAGCAGTCagcgtttttgtttttaccagcGGGCCCTTTTTTTAGTTTGTAGATGTGGGAGTGTACCTTCTTGTAAAACAACTGGTCTGCTGGCTCCCTCGTTCTCAGAAATTCCTCGCTGTTAAAAACCCTGTGTTCATGGCTTAGGAAGTCCTGCACCCCACTGACAAAACCATCCATAAACATGGAAATGAAGCAAAGAAAGAGAGGGGGAgtgataaaattattttaaatatactCAGTTTGTATAATACTAAACATTTATTTCTATGACATTTGCAAAGCTGTACCTGAAGATGTTGACCACCAATTCTAGGGCGAtattttgtatctgtgtgttgAGCCGTCTCTGCCAGTCTCTGCGTTGGGATCGCAGAGTATTAGCATCGGTTCCAGCTGCGAGATGGCACAGCTCCAGGTCAAAATGAAGCTGCAGACTCTCTGccctgcacacagacacagacatacatacatcccaaaatgtaaaaaatggacTTCGTTTAAAATTCATTGCcttttcagtttgatttatgCAGTTTTTAGGGCAGcggttttaacatttatttcaaAAGCTGATGTGATTCGAGCTGAAAGGGTTGCATGCAAAACCTTAGTTTGAACCTATAATGCTTCTCTCTCTAAACAGACATATTATGCTCATTTTTAGCTAGCGTGACCAGATGTTGCtctttatgcatttttttttcttgtcctgTCCCACATTTTGACTGGTTCTGCAGAACAAGCACTTTTTGTTATAATCAGAAAAATGTTAGCCAGCCAAATGCATACTCATTAGGACAAAAAGCTTGTATCTACTTAGCAAgagactttaaaataaaatatatttgtcCTGTTCTTACTAAATGACAAGCCACcaacatgtagaatttattgtatttttatttttaagttaaatataCCTCTTAGCATTGTTGACGTGTCCCACATTGTCCCACACAAATTCCTGCATATTTAGTTTGTTGGGATCTGGTCACTCCATTTCCAACTCCATATTCTTATTTTAGAGCAGCTTAACATTCTAAACAGGCCCTTTTTCATCTTATATTGTCCATCTGCCTGAAATAAATGGTTTTAACTACTGTTCCTTAAAGGCCTCTTTCTCCACGTctactttcttctgattggctgccccctGGCCAACGCTTCCTGTTCAGTGCCAAACTGATGTCAGCTTGACACAACTGTCAGACACAAAATGTTGGCTCACTGGGATTGTGTTGACATTTGCGGATCTAACTTACTGAAATCTAATAAGAGCACCAACACTATAAGAGTACACAAAATAAGTAAAAGCATAATAGTTCCTTTTATTGTCACAGTATCAATTAAGCAGTCTACTTTTACTGTGAGGCACATGTTTGTTACCTTGATGTAAAGCTCTCAGCTGCAACCAGAGGGATAGCAGGCAGGTCGACTGTTTCACACCACGATGTCTGAATGCTGCCATCATCGATGTTCACAAGAATGAGGTCTTCTGTCTCCTATTCCCACAGATGAGCACATACAGACGCATATATTGTAGGTACAATGGATACAGTAGAGTACAATCCAGCCTAACAGAAGATCTCAGTCTGACAAACAGACTGCCTCTGTAGAATATGTGGACTCAGcttgaataaagatgaatacaGTTGAGAACAAACAGCTATTGTTGGATGCTGTATGTGAGCTCAACTGAGACAATttacaaagaaaatttaaatttattatttattttattcaatgCACGTCTAGTAATTACTGTAAAGGTTATTATAAGCTTAAGCTAAAATCCCCAAATATTTACAACACCACTTCCTTAGATAAGAAAGGTTTCCACGATCTATCTGCTGGCAGCAAGGAAGGAAACCGAGAGTGTACTCCCTCAttatggttttaaaaaaagcacacgTACACACAAAAAGCCTAATGTTTAAACGCTGATAATGACAGTATTGTACTTACTGCAGCAACCTCTTCAAAATGACTGATGTGACAGCCCATGAGGAAGGCAGTGGGAGCCATTATGAAGTCCAACATTCCTCTCGCCAAGACGGGAACATAAGGCTGCTGCCAGGACAGAGGCTGAAAGAGAAAACACGGCTAAAATATTTAGGAATGAAAAATAAGTCAATATGGGCACTTTAACATGATGTTCTTTACACTAACCTGGAGGTACAACAGCAGACACTCTGCAACGAGAGTGAGCCTGGCCCAGTCACAGGAGAACAAGACCAGTCGCTGCTCTTGGAGGAGGAAGGACAACACCTGAAGAGTGAAAAAAATACCTAGGATCtcatattttctgtcatatttaaATGCTAAATGCAATACCACGCTGCCATATGCAGTACCTGGAGCAATACGGTGTGAGTAAAACAGAGGAAAGGTAGATGCAGGTCGATGTCAACAACAGGACTGTCCTGATCTTCCCTTGATGGAAGATATACTTGAAGAGGACGAAGACTGAAAGACTAACAAAGAGAAGAATTTTACTATAAGGATCTATCAGAGCTGCCTGAGACAAAGACAATAAGGTGGAGTTATCTGATGGAGAAAGAAAAGTTTTTTCTGACCACATGCAGCTGTCCAGGAGGGGGTAACGGCACGAGGGACAGCTTGGCTGAAAACTCCTTCACTGTCTCCTCAAAATCGGCTTGTCTTGCAGTATGCAGCTGGACCAGGAGACTGAGCATGTGCAGGCAGGAGGCCAAATGAAAGATTAATTTAAATGCACAAAGTAAAACACAACCAAGGTCAAGGTTATTTATCAACTGTATGTTCGAAAGAAGTTACCATGACAGGCAGTCTTTCAGGGCATTGTAGTAGGGGAACTTGGAGATGATACACACAGCAAAGGGTGCGTAGAAACGTGCTTTAGTTGAGCTTCCCCTGTGACCGTTCTGGAGGACACCTTCCTGACAGGACTGACACAAAAGGAAGCAAATGAGTAATACTGATTGTCTGCACTGATTAGTCCTAACATGTCCTTCTGCTAACTTGAGAGTATGCGTTTGTACCGGCACAGCTCTGTAGTATTGCACAACGACTCCATGGGTTCGGTTCCCAAACATGTCAGTAAAAACCAGGAAGTGATAACTGTCTTGTTTCTGCTCACTGGCTAACTCAAGACCACctagatgagaaaaaaagaaaaaaacagagatatTTTAAGATTATGCCACACAAGAAAATGCACAGATGCTCGTTAATTTAATCCTACTGTCAGTGTCTCCAAGAGACAAAGCAATAAGAGTGGAAACGTCCTGGCTGCCAGTTGAAGTGGCTGTATGCAAATGCAATTTCATAATGCCTCTAAACCTAGATTAAAGAGCAGGAAAATGGGACTTCTAATGCTCGACTGTGCAACACATGATAATACATTTTCAGATTCTTGATCTCAGACTGGAAAAATGCATCTAAGCATGATGGTCTCTAGTTAAGTAACAATTAATTAACACTACTCTAGTTAAGTAACACTTAActagagaaagaaagaagaatacCTGGCATTAGTAAAACCATATCAGTCTAGATACAGTCATTGCCTAAGAAAAGATTACTCAAGCAACAGACCGGATTATTATGTAATTCTGTATTTATTATGAGTGCGTGCAGCAGTGCTATTCAGCTTAAGCCTCAGTAATGTTTGGTTTGTCACAATGGAAATTTACACAGAATACCTGGGAAACATAGCTCTGGTAAAGCAATAAGATCCAAATCCTTTGGAACACTGATGTCCTCTGTTGTTGATGACACTTCAGCGCGATTGGCTGCTTCTCCATTAGACAGAGTCTCTGCAGCACGATCTCTCCTcttctgcaaaaaagaaaaacacatgagcaagaaactcttttgcaagagtGCCCCGGGCCCAGACATGCAGCATTAACCTGGAAGAACATGCAAGCAACTGCAAAGAAGGGCCCTGCCCAGGGCTGAACCCAGGACTTCTTGCCGTGAAGGAACTGAGCCACTGTTCTGcagaaactctttttttttttcgtttactctataatcataataataaaaacacaggaCAACAAAGATTTTGCTACtgggaataaaatataaataaataaaacatgttatttaCATGAAATCTAGTGCGCTGATTCCGAATCTAAAGTCAAAATTCACCTAGGACATCTGAATCTTAAGTTATAGGCCAAGTACAGTTTGGCCACTATGTGGTCGATGAGCCCGCGTTTGTAACACATCATGGCAGCAGCGTGTTCCTGCAGCGTCAGCAGTTGCTAAGCCTCTATATATAATTCGAGATCGGCCAAGCGCAAGCTTATAGTTAACagaattgttttcttttttttgctagcAAGTCTATAAGTGTGTTTTATCCTAAAGATGAGTAGGCGGAGCTGCATTAACCATCCATGCTCATGCTGTGGGAATGAAAGAGACACACGAGTCAATGGAACTCATTTTGAAGCTGATCAACTATTCAAATCATAACTGGAACATTTGTGGTGACCTGAAGGTTGTGGCACTGCTGTTGAGTCTACAGTCGGGGTACACAGAACACATGTCCTTTCTGTGCCTATAGAACAGTCGTTAACAATCATTACAAAGTGAAGCAGTGGCCATCCAGAGTTGAGTGTCActcaaaatgcattttttgcATTCTCGTCTGGATTTTTTCACTCCAACTTTGGGTGATGTAAGTGATGAACATGGAGAACAAGCCAACAAGTATAGTCCCACCACGGAGACAAGATATCAAGGCAGCTTCAACCCCAACATGATGGGCAATTACTGCTGGTTTCTGCAGTGGTCAACAGCAGACACTCACAACCGCAAACGCAAGTGCCTAAAGCACTTTTGAACAGTGCATGTGCATTGCATAAAGACTCAAGTGAACTTATTTTTTTACACGTTTGTTAATGTGAACAagtttttttaatctcattttGCTCAGTTTTGAAGCAAAATGTAGTTATGTACAGTGGCTGTATAACGACTATAAAATCAGTTTCTTGTGTCTGTATGAATAGCTAATGACACCGTGTATAACTTCAGAACCTGACGTCCTAGGCTAAATCCAACTACAGATTTGGACTTAGCACAGTAGTATGCTTTAGTATAGGTACTATAAGTGTCTTTAGTATTAGACATGAAATACCGCAAGCAGCagacaacttttttttctgtgatccTGTGtaatataacaataataataataataacaataataataataataataataataatgataataatgcaTACTTTTTTAAtgaagctcctcctcctctggaCACGGCTGAAAGCTGGAGCAATCACCTGGCTTGAATTGGTCTCTTTGGAAACAAAAGGCGGGGCATGGACCTGCAGTACCTCAGCTTCCAACAGTGGAAGTCCATTTAACTTACCCTGCTGATGGAGCTGCAATGAAGTTTGtcatgtttatattttcagtCATATTTTAGAGACCGTACATATAAAACAATACAGAGGATCATTTCTTTTGCCCTAACAGCTACTCCAACCTACGGTTGTAAACTCTTTGAAATTAATAAGTATGACTGATTAAGAAGCATTATGGCATATATGATATTATTTCTATACATCAGACTTTTTATTAGCCAAACAGTACATAACACACCCAATTCTACTTGAAATTAATCATGCTCTTCATGTTGTGGACATAAGGGTTCACAGGTATTGTGATTTAAAGGCTGACCTACATAAAAGCAAAACTCTGCTCCTTCTAGAGTTACAATCCACATGTATTGAAAAGAGCTTTTGTTTGCAGGAAGGATTCAGATAGCCCAGAAATATgtcagatgtttttgtttttattctctgtATGCCTATTTTTGCTTCAACAGTATGGTCACACTTgttatctgtctgtctgcataCATACCTGGTGTATATCTCGAAGCTTATCACTGTGGGCTCCAACCACTACACATGCCTCCAGCAGTCCAGATGGGAGCTCCGCCATCACATCCAAGCACTCAAACtgccaaaaagacacacagtGTGTATTTAGATGAGATAAGAGCTATTTTCTACAACTAAAATTTATACTGAGACAGCTTTCCCTGCAATTTTTCTAGTAGTATTGACACATCAGGCAACGTGTCAAGTCAgtgaaatatacattttaaaaccaTGCTTATTTTGGTATTCCACTTACAGTAGATATGACTCATTCTGCAGATGAGCTTCCATGTTATGATGTCACAAAATTACACATGATTTTATTGAAGGTAAATGCATCAGTAACCCTTACTGTAGTGACAGAGAACTACCAGGTACAGTTGTTTAGAAGTTtgcattcatgcccatgatgaatGTATGTAATGGTAATTTTGGGCTTTCTTTGAACCTTTTTTTCAGgttggaatgattgtacagtgTACATCTTtcatgacttaaaaaaaaaaagagtaaggtgcacatgtttttaattcattttggattttctctaattcaGCAACTACTAAAgggatttgtttgacagcactcattGGACTGACCAATACTCAGAACAATGGGAAAGTCCAAGAAACTCAGTGATGACCTGAGAAGGAGAATTGTGAGTTTACACAAGCTGGGAAGGTGTAgccatttctaaaaaaaactgcagattCCAAGGTCATCAGTCCAAACAGCTGTATGCAAGTTATTTGGATATGTGAACACTTTGCCAGACTCCAGAAGAAGACCCAAAATGTGATCCTCAGATGAGAAGAAACTGGTTAGAATGTTCATGACCAACCCAAAAACCACCTAGGCTCAAGCCTGCTATGACCTGGAAACTGCCTGGAACACGGCCAAATGCTTTCTGGAGAAAGGTTTAATAGTCAGATGAGACAAAGATTGAGCTATTTGGATTCAGTGATAAGAGGTTTGATCTGAGGTGTAAAAGTGTAACACTGTACCAGCTGTctagcatggtggtggtagtatcatgctctggggctgttttgttGACAGCAATACTGTTA encodes:
- the dennd3a gene encoding DENN domain-containing protein 3: MAELPSGLLEACVVVGAHSDKLRDIHQLHQQGKLNGLPLLEAEVLQVHAPPFVSKETNSSQVIAPAFSRVQRRRSFIKKKRRDRAAETLSNGEAANRAEVSSTTEDISVPKDLDLIALPELCFPGGLELASEQKQDSYHFLVFTDMFGNRTHGVVVQYYRAVPSCQEGVLQNGHRGSSTKARFYAPFAVCIISKFPYYNALKDCLSCLLVQLHTARQADFEETVKEFSAKLSLVPLPPPGQLHVSFSLRPLQVYLPSREDQDSPVVDIDLHLPFLCFTHTVLLQVLSFLLQEQRLVLFSCDWARLTLVAECLLLYLQPLSWQQPYVPVLARGMLDFIMAPTAFLMGCHISHFEEVAAETEDLILVNIDDGSIQTSWCETVDLPAIPLVAAESFTSRAESLQLHFDLELCHLAAGTDANTLRSQRRDWQRRLNTQIQNIALELVVNIFSGVQDFLSHEHRVFNSEEFLRTREPADQLFYKKVLETHIFHSFLRDRLNRKWDTFSRMEQNTRNLMHRNRGMTESPRRPPMSELSRSGYKTYASPDNKLSKRLGASLPNLVQSVSETLPIISPRTVSRKMTPDIGLKSPKKAVKVFRLPEFPPPLAYHYVQNYYSDMIASLGKAINATPPEESALLARYHYLRGLVNTVSNRRLDALEDFQSLYKTDSDIFPSQMVKSLVDSLPESERLQADRKAELKRLISRVKRDQERERAGRGNGHEEGAIKRFQLPTKYMQLEEFVKCVQESGIVKDQGTIQRLFDALTVGHQKQVSPDLFRVFYTIWKETEAEAQEVCLPTSVLEHIEANECVFKVSSSVKTSRGVGKIAMTQRRLFLLTDGRPGYVEVAQYRDLEEVKVSSAPFMLLRIPGLKLRVRGRKEVFEANLKTETELWNLMVKEMWAGRFTADQHKDPQYMQQALTNALLMDAVVGSLQSSKAIYAASKLAYFDRIKTEVPMMVPKTTAETLKHKINPSLELASPQAVDVLLYTSGQLWVSVNKGKVMVFDASSWSLTHTCHVGNARLNCMLEVDKDQVWMGSEDSVIYIISMVAMVCNRQLTEHRAEVTGLAVEKDKYSQKVAYSCSAEGTVMVWDVSTLQVKKHFRLSCDRLQSIYTCSGTLWCCSRDRIMEVWRNGSLKRCMNLPEQQKGSTTTFSCALILPEREEMWSVCADSGEVSIWHIKDCSKPFHRITLQDCTGCYCIMKVKNQVWVGGMGRSSTKGKVYILDTERYQVLKELHGHTDKVTGLCSAEDRYVLSGAGKHDGKIAIWKVE